A window of the Phoenix dactylifera cultivar Barhee BC4 unplaced genomic scaffold, palm_55x_up_171113_PBpolish2nd_filt_p 001079F, whole genome shotgun sequence genome harbors these coding sequences:
- the LOC120107920 gene encoding calmodulin-2/4 — protein sequence MRSLGQNPTEAELQDMINEVDADGNGTIDFPEFLNLMARKMKDTDSEEELKEAFRVFDKDQNGFISAAELRHVMTNLGEKLTDEEVDEMIREADVDGDGQINYEEFVKVMMAK from the coding sequence ATGCGGTCACTGGGGCAGAATCCAACTGAGGCAGAGTTGCAGGACATGATAAATGAGGTTGATGCTGATGGCAATGGAACTATTGACTTCCCAGAATTCCTCAACCTGATGGCCCGTAAGATGAAGGATACTGACTCAGAGGAGGAACTCAAGGAGGCCTTCCGAGTGTTTGACAAGGATCAGAATGGCTTCATCTCAGCTGCTGAGCTCCGCCATGTCATGACCAACCTTGGTGAGAAGCTGACAGATGAGGAGGTTGACGAGATGATCCGTGAGGCTGATGTTGATGGTGACGGCCAGATCAACTATGAGGAATTTGTCAAAGTCATGATGGCCAAGTGA